The DNA region AGAAGATCTTCTTTGCCAAGCAGGTTATTAATAATGCGTGCGCTACCCAGGCTATTCTGAGCATTTTGTTGAACAGCAAACATTCCGACATAAAGCTCGGTTCGACGCTGACCGACTTTAAGGAGTTTTGCATGTCCTTCGACGCACAGAACAAAGGGCTGGCTTTGTCGAACGCGTCCCAGATCCGGACTGTGCATAATTCCTTCGCGAGGCAGACACTCTTCGAGTTGGATAACAAGCAGGCCAACAAGGATGATGATGTGTTCCACTTTGTCGGTTACATTCCGATCGATGGCCGTCTTTACGAGCTCGATGGCCTCAAGGAAGGTCCGATCGATTTGGGCGCAGTCGGTCCCGAGGAGGACTGGATCAGCGTAGTGCGGCCAATAATCGAGAAACGGATCCAAAAGTACAGCGAAGGAGAGATTCACTTTAATCTGATGGCTTTGGTCACGGATCGGCAGTTGATTTACCAGCGCCAGATTGATCAGCTGCTGCAGCAGGCCGATGACGCGATGGACACGGATACAAAGCAGGAGGAAATCACCCGGCTTCGGCTGCACATCGAGGACGAGGTGGCCAAACGAAAGCGCTACAAGGTGGAGAACATTCGCCGCAAACATAACTATTTGCCACTGATAGTTGAACTGCTGAAGGTCCTGGCGGCCAACGGCCAGCTTATGCCGCTGTACGAAAAAGCTAAACAGAGGGCTATCGAACGAGAGGCGACCAAGGTGGCCGCGCAGAAGTAGGGCGTGCTGGCGGTGAGTAATGTGTACTGAGCATTAATAAACTTTCTGTCTTCAATTTATACTGGATCAACTGAgaatggttttgaaaaaaatctttggaaaGAAAGCTTCCGTTTCATGGGATTTCGGCAAATGATTtatctctaaaaaaatgattctcATATGTTTTACTGTTGTCGTTGCAAGACTTCTACACTTTCACCCGCTTTGCTTCTACCTGAACCGAAGCGGATTCCTTGAGTTCCACACCGTCCAAACTTTTGCCATGTTCTTTTACCACTCCATCAGTAACAGGAAGCAACACATGTTTGTTGATGTGAGCAATAAGCTCACCGACCGTGTCCTGTGCTACGTGCCTCCGGATTGCTTTGAAGAACTCAAAATAGTGATGTAGATTGTGGCTAAAATGAAACGTTTTctgtttatttgaaatttaacacaataaaaaaaacttacatcaTGAGCAGAATCGGCGCCAGCATTTCCCTCGTGTTGTACAGATGGTGCGTGTACGCCTTGGTGTGCTTGGTGCAGGCCAAACACTGACAACCGTCGACGAATCCGGTAAAGTCCTCCGCCCAGCAGACATCCGTCAGGTCAAGTTCGTTCTTCCGCGCGGCCACGTTGCTGTCCGACGTGTCGAAGCTAAAGTTAAGCGCCCGGTTCTGTTGCGTTTTCAAGTACGGGTAGCTCGTGTCGAAGATGTCCACTCCGCGAACCACGAGTTCCAACACTAGCTGTGGAGTGAAGGCACCGAACAGGAATTTTGGCTTTTCCGAGGGTAGCTGCTGACAGACTGAAGACACAATGTCCAGCAGAGGTGCCTCCTTTACTTCACTAGCCGATGAACCATTCGAATGTAGTCCCGCTATAAAATATCCAGCAAAGGCATCCTTCAACCGTTCACCAAATTGGACTGATTTCTCCCGCAGCTTCTTGTTATAACCACCCACGATCGGACCCAAAACGGAAGCGCCCTTCAACTTTTCCGACTTCCGATGCACCTCCAGACACTGTTCCACAAACGTCTCGGTCCGCTCCTGCGATCTCTGCTCGCGCTTCTTCGAACTCCCCCCGTCGGTATCGCCGTCGAAAAGCGGCACGTAAACGTCCGGCCGGAACGCCTCCACCAAACTCATGTAACTTTCCGCCGTAAAGTTCTTCCGCCCGCTGCGGCCAAATACCGGCACCACGTCCTTCTCGTGATAGCCGGGCTGGCACGGTTCGGCCGGATCGCGCAGCACCAGCAACAAAACAGATTCTTTTGTGCTACAAAGCCGGAAAGACCGTCGCCACAACCCCGTACGGCTTCCTCCATGTGGACGGTCCCGTTCAGCGAGTACTGCATCAGCTGTGGCTCTGCACCGGTCAGATAGTGCAACACTTCCTTCGAAAGGTGCGGGACGCTGCCACCCTGCGATAGATCAACAACAAACTGTTCAAAAACTCAGATTCAATCAGGGTTGTAATAATCATACCTTGGTGTGAAGTACGAGGGCCGGCGTTTGAAACTTGGCGCTGTTGGCTAGTCGGTCCACGCCGCTGAGCGAACCAAGGCGACCGGAACACTTGGACACGGTTTCCAGAACGAATTTCATTGCAATTTTAGTTTGTACAGTTTGCCGGTGAAAAATGTAAAGAAGATGCTGTAAAGCACAAACAAAACAAGTCAAAATGTCACCGGTGTGCTGCCAAATGGCGCGAGCACGTGTGATACACTTCTAAAAGGAGATGtgcgatttttggccaaactCAAAATTTACTCGCTCAGTTTGAATCGCTTGAATATTTAATATTCATTACTGATTTTATAAAATAGTTATTCTCCTATGcagggcttgcgaaatttcgacttttttgtgatagctgacagagcactccaatcgtcttcaccacgacaacctgatttctacattctgctttcgttcgttacacccttaccaaaaatcatgactttttgagtaccaaatcccacttttcatacgattttttgagttcaggtactacaaccataaaaatggttatatgggttgaactggaaaaatcgtatgaaaagtgggatttggaactcaaaaagtcatgatttttggtaagggtgtacacacgaaggaatgagtgctacgcaaaggcACTCACACAATCATTAGGTCTAGAGAAGTCTTAAAGAGAAGCGTCAAGGCACTCAGATCACTCAAAGGAACGCAAGGACTCGGGAGCATcgcaaggctgtatatcataggtactcgcgattttgctttgcattagtgtgagtgcatggctccgtgccactaaaaccaaaacaataacaaacgaacaatggaccgtgccaggaaaaccaaaacataaacaatgtcagtgtcagtggagtgagagagtcagagataacgattttgacaaccgcactactacacactcaatcgcgagtaccttaggtagaaagccatgggaGCATCGCATATTTTCTCTTCTTAAAAAGcaagaagtattgaaatcgtaggATTAAAATAACCACACATTTGAACAGTTAATTTTCAGTTATTCAGTCATTTGGGCATCTGCATGGATCGAGAAGCATTTTAGGTCATAGTGGTGTGTTCGGCGTAAAAGGAAAGCACATTAATCGGAGGTTACTTGGCCTACGTAGCATTTCTCGGGTTAGATTGCAATTGATCCTAAGCGGCTTTTTAATCaaagctttttgccttcctcacctcaatgaggaagggctataaaatcactcgaaaaatgaacttctttatttgaactcctagacccaccttcatgtatacctatcgactcagaatcaaattctgaacaaatgtctgtgcgtgtgtatgtctgtaagtccgtgcagcGATTGTTCATTAAGTGTTTACTAAGTGCCCTCaactaaaaaataatcaaaattagatTTGCTGTAAAGTAAAAGGTAAATTAGTGCTGGAGGAGGCTGTTAGGACCTTTTGTTAACTAATTCGAGATTTGTTCCAAACAGCTGCGATCTTGGGCCTTACACCATGCCCAGATTTTGGAAGTTTTCCCTGGTTGATGGGAACGAAAGGACGACAATCGTACCGGTTGTTATCTTGCTTCTCAACTACTTGTGGCCACTAGTTTTAGAAGCAGCCCGTGCAAAACCTTCATACTTAGCAGACGCgtgaggcggagtcttgtcgcaaaatgaGCGATACAAGATTGTGGAACCATTGACGGAACATCAAGGTTCGACATTAGAAGGTTTTGACGGAATCGACGTCAAAACCTTCTAATGATACCCTATTATCATCAGAATGTTTTGACGTCGATTCCGTTATTAGTTTTGTACAAACAAATATcccaaattttcgcaaaaaaagtaaaaccctAGCCACATTTATTGAAGTTggtatgtttgtttgttttgaattgtAAATCATCTCATACGGTGAAAAACAGTTGGTGACATTTTGCCGTGCAATTGGCATTATACGATTTTGTTTAACAAAGTCATGCACTTGCCTGAGCCTGCGTGAGCGGATTGCTCGGGAACTCAAAATTTGACAAGTAATGAAAGCCTCTCAGTGAGCTACGGCACTTCTCTTAAAGAGTTCTCtaattaggtctattcccgtacacccttaccaaaaatcatgactttttgagttccaaatcccacttttcatacgattttttcagttcaacccatataaccatttttatggttgtagtacctgaactcaaaaaatcgtatgaaaagtgggatttggaactcaaaaaatcatgatttttggtaagggtgtacttgcagaattgcagaatttctgcaggatctgcagaattctgcagccagcataagtcacttttttgcagcacgttcccgtacttttcagctcgctctcttcaactctctcttttgcagaagttctgcaaggagagaagcggcaaaaattttgcctgggtagcgcgttccagtactttttctgcaatattgtacacagttgagtggatttactcaaattggatattcaagttttttaattatttcaaaatattataaaaaaatggttgccaaaaaagtaattgaaaCAAGTTTGCCTCTAGAAAAgggaaattattttattatgcagcacaacattttataaaatcaagGATGTATTATTTATTGAGTAACTAGACATTAattatgcttaggtagaaattatATATAAGAAACAACTCAAGACTTTTACATTAGGTAAACCGTAAACCATTTTACAAATGAGAGtggcaggtacgtttaataaacatgatttgaaaaaaaagacaaacagaGGTTTAATATAGAAGGGaccaaaaatacatgttttaataGCAGAATGTTTGGATAACATACATAAATTATGACTGGATGTCACATGAGagaacaacggtgacgcagcgaaattggcaaattataaaaaaaagaatcacaaactcaataattttaaaacacataaattaagaaatctggaaattaagaaatccataataaagaaatataaaaaaaactattattttcaaattgagaaacttttaaaaaacataaatcagatatttgagaatttaaaaaatgcaaataattatatcagaaaaatacaaaaataataaaccacaaattcaaagtttaaaaattctaataatttaaaactaaatatttcaaaatgttcaaaatttcaaaaaaatcttaattttaaaaattcaaaataaacataataaaggtcgaaaaaaaaatcgaaataaaaaacaattgctTGAATATTTATGAGTGCAGagcatcaaaaatacaaaagctatagttaaaaataatgagatagaaaattaaagaaattataacttcaaaaataagtaaagttaaaaaattctgtcaatcaaaaattttcaaacaaaaatataaataaaatagaaacagTCATAATTTCCAAACACTAAATCGTCTTAATTTGtgtttctaacctaaaatatgactcccaaaaatgtgtattttttatgattcaagatggcgaagaaattaagaatttaagattttaggaatttaagaatttaaaaatttaagaatttcagaatttcaaaattttaatttcgacaaaattacatatttttttggttcatataggaatacaaattggtagcgccgttaaaggtacaatttacgatttgccaattaaatttacctattattttaaaacacataTTGAGTAtcttcaaaatcaatttatgatcaatttatttgaatttataatcaatttatttgaaattattaaactcaaaaatgtgtattttaaaagttttttagaactatttgtttttaaagtacATTTTTTGTTGGGGTACTAACCGTGCTGTAACACTATGGCTTAAGTTttatcaggtaaaaatattaacactaaaaaaatcgttttatcatttacatgaatgaactaagcctgaaatcgttaacataaaaggtgcaggtggttatgttctacatgaccaataagacaaagaactttgtacaaaactctaaaaaatcattcttttgttatttatattttttaattgtttgccaatttatttaatccttaATAATTAATACTAAAGTCCAGGAAGCCCAGccaaagcggtgtgccaactgctctggtgcCCACGAAgctacggaccgcagctgccccaagcgtgcggattCCATCCAGCGGCggcagcaggcgtcgaaaccaaaaccgccggcaaggaaggcggagaagcagagtccagcagttccggcgttcacgccggcggagttccctccgctgccgggcgcagttccggacggaaaattgaaggatcgccctcgacccacaggaagcagccaaggtggcccccgagatggtggagccacggagaaggaagccggggaggtactctacagttcggctgagcagtgggggattttctccgagtacatcggcaggttcaagacctgcaagacccgcttggaccaagtaaccctcgtcagttacatgatctccaagtatggaatttaaggagtttttttttgttattatatattgttttactgatcctcggtcccaacctggtcacagcacctaaacggACCTAAGAAAAATaaggtaagaaaaaaaaaaagcctgCTGGCGCCATAAGCAGtcatcaacgcagcggcatcgagcgccatcgggtacgttgaccgagttcgacggaatGTCAAATGATTTTGGACCAGAAGAAGCAGCGCTGgagttggagtgccaggacatggaacagctttatcgctccaacgaaacgcgtaagttctacaagaagcTCAGCAAATCCCGGAatggcttcatgccgcgagccgaaatgtgccgggatttGGATGAGGGAATTTTGACGGCGAGCgcgaggtgatcgaaaggtggaaacAGTACTTCGACGAACACCTATATGAACGTCCCAGAGACGGAGTACTAGGGCGACGGGGGAAACGACGGGGACGAGCCAACACCCACGATGAtggaagttaaggatgccatcgaGAAGCTGAAGAAGAACAAAGCAGCTGGTTAAGCTTGTTATCGGTGCAGAACTCagcaagatgggcccggacaagttGGTGGCCTGTCTGCACCAGCTGATTGCTAAGATCTGGGGCACAGCtcccggaggagtggaaagagggagtaatatgcccgatctttAAGCTGACGTTCAAGTTTTTCCTGTAATTTTTCGGAGTTTCCCGGTTACCACTTAAATGCCCATTTTGATATGAAAACAACTCAATCGAGGAAATTCTTTCGTAAGCAAATCAAAACCAagaatgataaacaaaattttattcaaatgtccAACATTATATGTTGCAATCAATCTTAGATTAGTTTCCACTTCTCGCAGTAAATATCATGTTATGATATTATGTTATCATGTTCATAggacttttttttcctgaaataaattaatatGGGTGCTGCCATTTGGTCGAAACACGCTGCATGGAGATTTTCTCATTTCGATCATGCACTTGACTCTATCTTCTTATTTTCTGACTTTTTATtggtttaataatatttatttattacaaAGATTTATATTATACAAAAGTAATATAATGATTTGATCTTCTTCCTCCTATAACTCTCTCCACTGCTCTGCTGCTGCTCTCTGGCTTTGATCGCTAGTAATTATATCATAAaggcggttttttttttcttctggttGTTTCATTGCGGTGCTACGTTCTTCACGTTCTAGTTTAATCTTTCTCTCTTTTCTGTTCATCTAGTAAGGTGATCGAGATAAACCTTTTTGGCGGCTTTAGTATATATTTGCGTTTCAtttcttcttttgttttttgctttcctTTCTTTTTGTAAGAGATTCACATTTCTTCACGATCACGATGGTGCGTGTGCGGTGTGACAATTTCCACCTGGCCCCGCTTCCTTCACACgggtggtgtgtgtgtgtttttgtcgttttttttttataaagagattataatgttttattttgtttcattgatCGTTTGTGTTGTGTGTCTTGGAAAAGGAGGTGAACTGAAAGTTACACAGAAAACGAAACTGAAGACTGATCAAATGGGAACATAATGAAACAAAACGTGTTCAACAGTTAAATTAACGAAacgaaaaacggaaattataaCAGAAATGAAAGATCTTTTGGTGCGCTTTTGGCCATCCCGCGTTTCGTTTTGGAGTTTCCGGATGGCCTGGTGTTTGCATATAGATCAGGACGTGTTCTGGAGAAAGCACATCCTTCCCACGCGTAATGCCTTAAGACGACTCGTTGACGGTTCTGGTGGTGGATTCCTGGACCAGGTAGACCTGCGATCCGGGCACGGTCGAGGTGGTGACGAAGGTGCGGTGCTTGGCACGGACCATGGTCAGGTTGCTCTCAGCACAATCGGCACGGTCCTCAGCGGCCTCGAGTTCGCGCTGGAAGCGACGCACCTTGGTGACGCACTGCTGCGAGCATTGTTCCTGAGAATGGGGGAGGAGAACTTGTTTAGGCACAATTTCTTTGGGATTTTGAGACTGTACTGCTACAAACCTGTTCAACCAGCTGGCGCTTGTAGGCGGCAATCTTCTGGTTGGCCTTCTCCAGGGCGTCCTGGAGCAGCTGAATGTTCTTCTGGTCCTCCTCGATCTGGATGTACACCTCCTTGACGGAGCGTTCCTTCTTGCGCAGGATCTTGATGGTCTCCGAGTGTCTATTCCTCTCGCCTTCCAGCTCGGCTTCGATGTCGCGCAGGCGGGCCTCCAGCTTGCTGATGATGCGGCGGCTTCCGGCAACGGCGTTGACCTCAACCTCCTCAAGACGAATTGAAAGTTGCTGTGGACAAGAGCGGGGGGTTAGTAGAGCCGGAACTTTCTTAAAAGTTCACTAGCTACGTTACCTTGACTTCGACTTCCAGCGACTTCTTGATGGTTTCAATCTTGACGATTCTTTCCTGTTCTTCGTGCAGCAGCTCAACGGTGTGCTTGAGTTCAACCTAAGAAAACGAGACAAAATGTAAGAAACCATCTTCAAACTCCAATCGAACAAGTCCGCCCTACCTGGACCTTCTGGTAGCGTTCGTCGCTGACGCGCAGCTCGCGGGTGACTTCCTCGTAGTCCGCGGCCAGCGTCTGCAGTTCCTGTTCGAGCTTGCTGCGCAGCGTGGCGTAGCTGGCATTGCTGACGGTGAGCTCGTTGATGCGCGACTGGGCCTCCTCGAGGCTGACCTCGACCTGGCGCTTCGAGCGCAGCGACGAGTCGTAGTTGACGCGGATCTCCTCCAGCTCTCCGGTCAGCGACTGGATGCGGCGCTGAGCGATGCCGTACTGGTCGACGGTCGACTGCAGCTGGCGCTGGATCTCGTCGTAGTGGGCGGTGATCTCGGTCAGCTGAGCCGACTGGCGCTTGATGGTCTTCTGTAGCTCGATGTTGGTGTGGTTGGCCACATCCAGCGACATCTCCAGCTCGGTGATCTGGATCTGCAGCTTCTTCTTGATGCGCATGACCTCGCTCTTCAGCTTGGTCTCGGCCTCGACGACGCGGGCATTCAGCTGCTCGATTTCGATGCTGGTCTGCTTGCTAGAAAGAAGCAAAAAACGTACGTGATTAGTCACCGCGCTCTGGTAGAGTTGGCACCGTGACAAAGGTGGCGTGGCTTGACGCTAAATTTAAAGTCGGTGACCCACGCAGTTCATAGGCCGCTTGACCAACCGTTTGATCGGGTCGATAATTGACCCGGCAGGTTACATTGTGTGTGAAAGGATTGTTACAGTGATTCATTTGCTGTCAGTGGTGATTGGTACAAAGTTGATTCTGATTGAGCTTGACTCATCAGGACGCTTGTTGGTTGATGATGGAAACGGATGACATATGACTTTGTTGATTTGAATTATAAAACCGATAttatgcaggccaaggattgatacctaagagcatgcaatggcactgaccttgttgcgtgctcttcggttgacgtccacgtaaggaacatcctggaaggagcgtaactaactacatccgtagttctgttagatcatccgaattatcttgatcagaacagtatagctctggttctttgcgagtgtcctattttcttacctccacgttggcttggttttcatgatgacctagctggtggcctgtggaaacggatcgtaaacctttgaccaccgcgggtcagagtcgatacggctaaaagaaaggggcgcaacaatgtgggaaagggaagtaatttgtgattgtagacggtattgttttgattcgcagtatgttgagtcaactgctgtggatgtacctgtaacatcgcacaacggggtttttCCTCTCTTCATTcacagctaccacctatctcctatttttattttgctcttctgattcccaattcttcactgattcttctatttaatatccaacatttgattttaattttactaacttttgattctcttatctctcaaagcttttccactcttttctatcaattgacaacaaactttttttttccttagaAATATACTTTTCTTGAATGTACTGTATATCAGgtctatttatcatttgtctaatcttttttgatttcattgcgaatttatttaataattctttatctgtcctataaattatcataactataatctaagcttgttttgtatctctatttattaactattgtctaattttacatctaatacatctagcttctcatttttattcttcaaaatacgctcatcattctcttactattgatacttgatttttataaaataatttctcttttactgtcaattgttttcaatcttcaccctttttgccttcctcactgaggtaaggctataatcctgctcgaaaaatgaacttttgaaaaacagctcgtagacctatattcatgtatacctatcgactcagaatcgaaaactgaacaaatgtctgtgtgtgtgtgtgtatgtgtgtgcgtattccccttggtgctaaaaattcttgccaagttttctcggcaatggctgatccgatttgagtcaaataagttgcattcgatccggtttggtgccccatactgcactattgaattgtttgaagatccgacaagtagttcaaaagttacgtataaaaaagtgtcagagttgcgaatcggatctcacataaatgcatgtaaactatgtccagacccatcacccaacccatcgttggataggttatcaagagacctttccaatgagtccaaaacattgaagatctggcaaccctgtctcaagttatgaccacttaagtgatattgatgtacttttttgaagccggatctcacttaaatgtatgtaaactatgtccggatccatcatccaacctatcgttggataggtcatcaaaagacctttctaatgattccaatacattgaagatctggcaaccctgtctcaagttatgaccacttaagtgatatttatgtacttttttgatgccggatctcacttaaatgtatgtaaactatgtctggatccattattcaacccatcgttggttagataatcgaaagaactttccaatgagtccaaaacattgaagatctggcaaccctgtctcgggttatgagcacttaagtgatatttatgtacttttttgaagccggatctcacttaaatgtatgtaaactatgtccggatccatcatcaaacccatcgttggataggtcatcaa from Culex quinquefasciatus strain JHB chromosome 3, VPISU_Cqui_1.0_pri_paternal, whole genome shotgun sequence includes:
- the LOC6035614 gene encoding ubiquitin carboxyl-terminal hydrolase isozyme L5 — its product is MADSAGEWCLIESDPGVFTELIREFGVEGVQVEELWSLDEERFKELDPVHGLIFLFKWVKDEPAGSIVQDSRLEKIFFAKQVINNACATQAILSILLNSKHSDIKLGSTLTDFKEFCMSFDAQNKGLALSNASQIRTVHNSFARQTLFELDNKQANKDDDVFHFVGYIPIDGRLYELDGLKEGPIDLGAVGPEEDWISVVRPIIEKRIQKYSEGEIHFNLMALVTDRQLIYQRQIDQLLQQADDAMDTDTKQEEITRLRLHIEDEVAKRKRYKVENIRRKHNYLPLIVELLKVLAANGQLMPLYEKAKQRAIEREATKVAAQK
- the LOC6035615 gene encoding LOW QUALITY PROTEIN: queuine tRNA-ribosyltransferase accessory subunit 2 (The sequence of the model RefSeq protein was modified relative to this genomic sequence to represent the inferred CDS: inserted 1 base in 1 codon), with the translated sequence MKFVLETVSKCSGRLGSLSGVDRLANSAKFQTPALVLHTKGGSVPHLSKEVLHYLTGAEPQLMQYSLNGTVHMEEAVRGCGDGLSGFVAXKESVLLLVLRDPAEPCQPGYHEKDVVPVFGRSGRKNFTAESYMSLVEAFRPDVYVPLFDGDTDGGSSKKREQRSQERTETFVEQCLEVHRKSEKLKGASVLGPIVGGYNKKLREKSVQFGERLKDAFAGYFIAGLHSNGSSASEVKEAPLLDIVSSVCQQLPSEKPKFLFGAFTPQLVLELVVRGVDIFDTSYPYLKTQQNRALNFSFDTSDSNVAARKNELDLTDVCWAEDFTGFVDGCQCLACTKHTKAYTHHLYNTREMLAPILLMIHNLHHYFEFFKAIRRHVAQDTVGELIAHINKHVLLPVTDGVVKEHGKSLDGVELKESASVQVEAKRVKV